Proteins encoded by one window of Cyprinus carpio isolate SPL01 chromosome B6, ASM1834038v1, whole genome shotgun sequence:
- the LOC109053181 gene encoding transmembrane protein adipocyte-associated 1 homolog has protein sequence MLETVTDAGSLLRYANTSVFPTADNSSEFIPDHENNITKPHRCLQILYDDIGRSRVRYWDVMLLVPNVAFLIFLMWKLPSARAKIRLTSSPIFVAFYILVFVVAAVGITRAIVSMTVSTSSAATLIDKVLWEITRFFLLAIELSVVILGLAFGHLESKSSIKRVLAITAVLSLAYSITQGTLEIRFPDKHLSAKDFNIYGHGGRHFWLASSCFFFLVYSLIVILTKTPVRERISLPSKRSFYVYAAILSLLNLVQGLGSALLCADIIEGLCCVDVTTFLYFSVFAPLIYVTFLKGFFGSEPKILFSYKSQIDEPEDSDVHLPNTSSSGLGRKDLDHGSYSSTQIDGSGAYLDDVVSGPFSGAHSINSMDSDRWRALNA, from the exons ATGCTGGAGACCGTGACTGATGCAGGAAGTTTGCTCCGTTATGCCAACACCAGTGTGTTTCCCACCGCCGACAACAGCTCCGAGTTCATCCCTGACCATGAGAACAACATCACCAAACCACACAGATGCCTGCAGATCCTGTACGACGACATCGGACGCTCCAG GGTTCGTTACTGGGACGTGATGCTGCTCGTCCCAAACGTGGCTTTCCTAATCTTCCTGATGTGGAAGCTTCCTTCTGCTCGCGCTAAGATCCGTCTGACCTCCAGCCCTATATTCGTGGCGTTTTACATCCTG GTGTTCGTGGTGGCTGCTGTAGGAATCACACGTGCCATCGTCTCCATGACCGTCAGCACATCCAGCGCCGCCACACTCATAGACaag GTGCTCTGGGAAATCACGAGGTTCTTCTTATTGGCTATTGAGCTGAGCGTGGTCATACTCGGACTGGCGTTT GGCCATCTGGAGAGCAAGTCCAGCATCAAGCGTGTGTTGGCCATCACTGCGGTGCTGTCTCTGGCCTACTCCATCACACAG GGGACTCTAGAGATTCGTTTCCCGGACAAACATCTCTCCGCCAAAGACTTCAACATCTACGGCCACGGCGGGCGACACTTCTGGTTGGCCAGTTCCTGTTTCTTTTTCCTG GTGTATTCCCTGATAGTCATCCTAACTAAAACTCCAGTCAGAGAGCGGATCTCGTTACCAT CGAAGAGGAGTTTTTACGTGTACGCTGCCATCCTGTCGCTGCTCAATCTGGTTCAGGGTTTGGGAAGCGCGCTGCTGTGTGCCGACATCATCGAAGGCCTGTG CTGTGTGGATGTGACCACATTCCTGTACTTTTCCGTCTTCGCTCCTCTGATCTATGTGACGTTCCTCAAAGGATTCTTCGG CTCCGAGCCCAAAATCCTCTTCTCCTACAAGTCACAAATCGATGAGCCGGAAGACTCGGACGTGCACCTGCCCAACACCTCGTCCTCGGGCCTGGGCCGGAAGGATCTGGATCACGGCTCGTACTCCAGCACGCAGATCGACGGCTCCGGGGCGTACCTGGACGACGTGGTGTCGGGGCCCTTCAGCGGAGCACACAGCATCAACAGCATGGACAGCGACCGCTGGAGGGCCCTCAACGCCTGA
- the LOC109053183 gene encoding E3 ubiquitin-protein ligase TRIM39-like isoform X2, with translation MCSSLCLYCTVTMAHGSPDGCLDSELTCPICLHLFLDPVTLPCAHSFCLVCLETPERDNTSGFDQVLCCPVCGQEHLSPESLPRNIKLKQIVENYKTSSISELQSSAINDQTSPEDAEVCTSTDSGKSSLLESEAGERSSRLNPVISSLQEKLALVDDLASKEEAREAAVRAAHADLRNDVSGVLEEISALVKSYSTTALKLLEAELRPREDAVGKRARMLSELQKELRSAELQVNALTDETDDACLSDGIRDVESRVSGVTLEPPQDSSGALELSSGLKEVCEKIERQNTQLRLGLGSAQRALRVVLNPSEVTFDPDTIHPNLVLSENLKTVSFSAAKQPYPASSQRFSSFFQALSSQSFVRGEHLWDFQAEGCAWVLAVCYGELPRSGSGSGLESSAGSWCLMYCDNLLRAYEKGKDTPLRRTPSLKRMEIRLSFSSGTLAFYSVSDLSGDKTHLHTFKVGFAQPVYLAVRMMSGQPKAHITVS, from the coding sequence ATGtgttcttctctctgtctgtacTGCACAGTCACCATGGCACACGGCTCTCCTGACGGCTGTTTGGACTCAGAGCTCACCTGTCCCATCTGTCTCCATCTCTTCCTCGACCCGGTCACTCTCCCCTGTGCTCACAGTTTCTGTCTGGTTTGTCTGGAGACGCCGGAGAGGGACAACACTTCTGGGTTTGATCAAGTACTTTGCTGCCCAGTGTGTGGACAGGAACATCTGAGCCCGGAGTCCCTGCCGAGAAACATCAAACTGAAACAGATAGTGGAGAACTACAAAACCAGCAGCATCAGTGAGCTTCAGTCCAGTGCAATCAATGACCAGACGTCTCCAGAAGACGCTGAAGTGTGCACCTCAACAGATTCTGGGAAAAGCTCTCTGCTGGAGAGTGAAGCCGGTGAACGGAGCTCTAGACTGAATCCGGTCATCTCTAGTCTTCAAGAAAAGCTGGCTCTCGTAGATGATCTGGCGAGTAAGGAGGAGGCCAGAGAGGCTGCGGTGCGAGCAGCGCACGCGGATCTGAGGAACGATGTGAGCGGCGTCCTGGAGGAGATCTCAGCGCTGGTGAAGAGCTACAGCACGACTGCTCTGAAGCTCCTGGAGGCCGAGTTGAGACCCAGAGAAGATGCTGTTGGGAAGAGAGCGCGAATGCTGTCCGAGCTCCAGAAGGAGCTGAGATCCGCCGAACTCCAGGTCAACGCGTTAACGGACGAGACGGACGACGCTTGTCTTAGTGATGGCATCCGAGACGTCGAGAGCCGGGTTTCCGGCGTGACCCTGGAGCCTCCGCAGGACTCCTCCGGCGCTCTGGAGTTATCCAGCGGTTTGAAGGAAGTCTGTGAGAAGATCGAGCGCCAAAACACCCAACTCCGTCTCGGACTCGGATCCGCTCAGCGGGCGCTACGCGTCGTTCTCAACCCATCCGAGGTCACCTTCGACCCGGACACCATCCATCCCAACCTGGTGTTGTCCGAAAACCTCAAAACGGTGAGTTTCAGCGCTGCCAAGCAGCCGTATCCGGCCAGCTCTCAGAGGTTCTCCAGTTTCTTCCAGGCTTTGAGCTCCCAGAGCTTCGTCCGAGGAGAACACCTCTGGGACTTCCAGGCTGAGGGCTGTGCCTGGGTTCTGGCCGTGTGTTACGGGGAGCTGCCCAGATCTGGTTCCGGGAGCGGTCTGGAGAGCAGCGCTGGATCCTGGTGCCTCATGTACTGTGATAACCTTCTGAGGGCGTACGAGAAAGGAAAGGACACGCCGCTTAGACGCACGCCGTCTCTGAAGAGAATGGAGATACGCCTCAGCTTTAGCTCCGGCACTTTAGCGTTTTACAGCGTCAGCGATCTGAGTGGAGATAAAACTCACCTGCACACTTTTAAAGTCGGCTTCGCGCAGCCGGTGTATCTGGCTGTGAGGATGATGTCCGGTCAACCCAAAGCACACATCACTGTCAGCTAG
- the LOC109053183 gene encoding E3 ubiquitin-protein ligase TRIM39-like isoform X3, whose product MAHGSPDGCLDSELTCPICLHLFLDPVTLPCAHSFCLVCLETPERDNTSGFDQVLCCPVCGQEHLSPESLPRNIKLKQIVENYKTSSISELQSSAINDQTSPEDAEVCTSTDSGKSSLLESEAGERSSRLNPVISSLQEKLALVDDLASKEEAREAAVRAAHADLRNDVSGVLEEISALVKSYSTTALKLLEAELRPREDAVGKRARMLSELQKELRSAELQVNALTDETDDACLSDGIRDVESRVSGVTLEPPQDSSGALELSSGLKEVCEKIERQNTQLRLGLGSAQRALRVVLNPSEVTFDPDTIHPNLVLSENLKTVSFSAAKQPYPASSQRFSSFFQALSSQSFVRGEHLWDFQAEGCAWVLAVCYGELPRSGSGSGLESSAGSWCLMYCDNLLRAYEKGKDTPLRRTPSLKRMEIRLSFSSGTLAFYSVSDLSGDKTHLHTFKVGFAQPVYLAVRMMSGQPKAHITVS is encoded by the coding sequence ATGGCACACGGCTCTCCTGACGGCTGTTTGGACTCAGAGCTCACCTGTCCCATCTGTCTCCATCTCTTCCTCGACCCGGTCACTCTCCCCTGTGCTCACAGTTTCTGTCTGGTTTGTCTGGAGACGCCGGAGAGGGACAACACTTCTGGGTTTGATCAAGTACTTTGCTGCCCAGTGTGTGGACAGGAACATCTGAGCCCGGAGTCCCTGCCGAGAAACATCAAACTGAAACAGATAGTGGAGAACTACAAAACCAGCAGCATCAGTGAGCTTCAGTCCAGTGCAATCAATGACCAGACGTCTCCAGAAGACGCTGAAGTGTGCACCTCAACAGATTCTGGGAAAAGCTCTCTGCTGGAGAGTGAAGCCGGTGAACGGAGCTCTAGACTGAATCCGGTCATCTCTAGTCTTCAAGAAAAGCTGGCTCTCGTAGATGATCTGGCGAGTAAGGAGGAGGCCAGAGAGGCTGCGGTGCGAGCAGCGCACGCGGATCTGAGGAACGATGTGAGCGGCGTCCTGGAGGAGATCTCAGCGCTGGTGAAGAGCTACAGCACGACTGCTCTGAAGCTCCTGGAGGCCGAGTTGAGACCCAGAGAAGATGCTGTTGGGAAGAGAGCGCGAATGCTGTCCGAGCTCCAGAAGGAGCTGAGATCCGCCGAACTCCAGGTCAACGCGTTAACGGACGAGACGGACGACGCTTGTCTTAGTGATGGCATCCGAGACGTCGAGAGCCGGGTTTCCGGCGTGACCCTGGAGCCTCCGCAGGACTCCTCCGGCGCTCTGGAGTTATCCAGCGGTTTGAAGGAAGTCTGTGAGAAGATCGAGCGCCAAAACACCCAACTCCGTCTCGGACTCGGATCCGCTCAGCGGGCGCTACGCGTCGTTCTCAACCCATCCGAGGTCACCTTCGACCCGGACACCATCCATCCCAACCTGGTGTTGTCCGAAAACCTCAAAACGGTGAGTTTCAGCGCTGCCAAGCAGCCGTATCCGGCCAGCTCTCAGAGGTTCTCCAGTTTCTTCCAGGCTTTGAGCTCCCAGAGCTTCGTCCGAGGAGAACACCTCTGGGACTTCCAGGCTGAGGGCTGTGCCTGGGTTCTGGCCGTGTGTTACGGGGAGCTGCCCAGATCTGGTTCCGGGAGCGGTCTGGAGAGCAGCGCTGGATCCTGGTGCCTCATGTACTGTGATAACCTTCTGAGGGCGTACGAGAAAGGAAAGGACACGCCGCTTAGACGCACGCCGTCTCTGAAGAGAATGGAGATACGCCTCAGCTTTAGCTCCGGCACTTTAGCGTTTTACAGCGTCAGCGATCTGAGTGGAGATAAAACTCACCTGCACACTTTTAAAGTCGGCTTCGCGCAGCCGGTGTATCTGGCTGTGAGGATGATGTCCGGTCAACCCAAAGCACACATCACTGTCAGCTAG
- the LOC109053183 gene encoding E3 ubiquitin-protein ligase TRIM21-like isoform X1 produces MNSNSCFSSTQSLSECHQEEQCRLHEARGALMCSSLCLYCTVTMAHGSPDGCLDSELTCPICLHLFLDPVTLPCAHSFCLVCLETPERDNTSGFDQVLCCPVCGQEHLSPESLPRNIKLKQIVENYKTSSISELQSSAINDQTSPEDAEVCTSTDSGKSSLLESEAGERSSRLNPVISSLQEKLALVDDLASKEEAREAAVRAAHADLRNDVSGVLEEISALVKSYSTTALKLLEAELRPREDAVGKRARMLSELQKELRSAELQVNALTDETDDACLSDGIRDVESRVSGVTLEPPQDSSGALELSSGLKEVCEKIERQNTQLRLGLGSAQRALRVVLNPSEVTFDPDTIHPNLVLSENLKTVSFSAAKQPYPASSQRFSSFFQALSSQSFVRGEHLWDFQAEGCAWVLAVCYGELPRSGSGSGLESSAGSWCLMYCDNLLRAYEKGKDTPLRRTPSLKRMEIRLSFSSGTLAFYSVSDLSGDKTHLHTFKVGFAQPVYLAVRMMSGQPKAHITVS; encoded by the exons ATGAACTCTAACTCGTGTTTCAGCAGCACTCAGTCTCTCTCTGAGTGTCATCAGGAGGAACAGTGCAG ATTGCATGAAGCCAGAGGAGCACTGATGtgttcttctctctgtctgtacTGCACAGTCACCATGGCACACGGCTCTCCTGACGGCTGTTTGGACTCAGAGCTCACCTGTCCCATCTGTCTCCATCTCTTCCTCGACCCGGTCACTCTCCCCTGTGCTCACAGTTTCTGTCTGGTTTGTCTGGAGACGCCGGAGAGGGACAACACTTCTGGGTTTGATCAAGTACTTTGCTGCCCAGTGTGTGGACAGGAACATCTGAGCCCGGAGTCCCTGCCGAGAAACATCAAACTGAAACAGATAGTGGAGAACTACAAAACCAGCAGCATCAGTGAGCTTCAGTCCAGTGCAATCAATGACCAGACGTCTCCAGAAGACGCTGAAGTGTGCACCTCAACAGATTCTGGGAAAAGCTCTCTGCTGGAGAGTGAAGCCGGTGAACGGAGCTCTAGACTGAATCCGGTCATCTCTAGTCTTCAAGAAAAGCTGGCTCTCGTAGATGATCTGGCGAGTAAGGAGGAGGCCAGAGAGGCTGCGGTGCGAGCAGCGCACGCGGATCTGAGGAACGATGTGAGCGGCGTCCTGGAGGAGATCTCAGCGCTGGTGAAGAGCTACAGCACGACTGCTCTGAAGCTCCTGGAGGCCGAGTTGAGACCCAGAGAAGATGCTGTTGGGAAGAGAGCGCGAATGCTGTCCGAGCTCCAGAAGGAGCTGAGATCCGCCGAACTCCAGGTCAACGCGTTAACGGACGAGACGGACGACGCTTGTCTTAGTGATGGCATCCGAGACGTCGAGAGCCGGGTTTCCGGCGTGACCCTGGAGCCTCCGCAGGACTCCTCCGGCGCTCTGGAGTTATCCAGCGGTTTGAAGGAAGTCTGTGAGAAGATCGAGCGCCAAAACACCCAACTCCGTCTCGGACTCGGATCCGCTCAGCGGGCGCTACGCGTCGTTCTCAACCCATCCGAGGTCACCTTCGACCCGGACACCATCCATCCCAACCTGGTGTTGTCCGAAAACCTCAAAACGGTGAGTTTCAGCGCTGCCAAGCAGCCGTATCCGGCCAGCTCTCAGAGGTTCTCCAGTTTCTTCCAGGCTTTGAGCTCCCAGAGCTTCGTCCGAGGAGAACACCTCTGGGACTTCCAGGCTGAGGGCTGTGCCTGGGTTCTGGCCGTGTGTTACGGGGAGCTGCCCAGATCTGGTTCCGGGAGCGGTCTGGAGAGCAGCGCTGGATCCTGGTGCCTCATGTACTGTGATAACCTTCTGAGGGCGTACGAGAAAGGAAAGGACACGCCGCTTAGACGCACGCCGTCTCTGAAGAGAATGGAGATACGCCTCAGCTTTAGCTCCGGCACTTTAGCGTTTTACAGCGTCAGCGATCTGAGTGGAGATAAAACTCACCTGCACACTTTTAAAGTCGGCTTCGCGCAGCCGGTGTATCTGGCTGTGAGGATGATGTCCGGTCAACCCAAAGCACACATCACTGTCAGCTAG
- the LOC109053415 gene encoding phosphatidate phosphatase LPIN3-like encodes MNYVGQLAETVYVTVKELYRGLNPATLTGGIDVIVVRQPDGSYQCSPFHVRFGKLGVLRSKEKECKPKTCSSWFSSCNRCTRPSQVDIEVNGEPVSLHMKLGDNGEAFFVKENEDFETRVPAHLCTSPIPTDVPEVSEVTESPSSITSSSSRRKKRRRKRARSDTHLREEASSSSDEKESLDQDFLKEESPLAASKSVYYSLTEEPYEEPSVAQSRDVHPHSDGECSVNESVFFSRPSSPKSDSELCKPQESLGPQMQWNWGAFPKVCQAERDESDSLRDPPIMPSDHSHFRTILRQASIDVESTDSTATVTVVRPEPQIGRTSPVSSSINTQLDVKVTETHLVTFQSTDDSLTVSSTDQHTQTCNITRSTNTMHGTSAVSSAAGSDAVAHAGSQETWDENNVSFTSEIQNITFGETESNTVLEAETEVDSADAITALPKHQSSVGDSEEGAGLETSQTNQSADGAGVTPALEPILKSEDSMLLESSKTADPQDKRKVKRSHHLGPSDIYLDDLSTLDPEAAALYFPKSETESPDPSPPSGQPSPQSLGSANADSGTEYLSDSTTDSLDVTMSLCGRGDISQISKEKFMEHLVKYQDFVSNPGIIEDPNLVICINSKYYNWAVAAPMILSVQAFQKTLPKSTIEQLVKDKMPKKSGRWWFSWRRKDRNNAAGSQKSDAEGNQFEASAAITGHSSLKSSVELSSDEDVSVRKNSEAMNTAQCISQMYRKSLRLTSDQIESLNLREGANTVVFSVTTQYQGTCRCEATIYLWSYDDKIIISDIDGTITKSDALGHILPQLGKDWTHHGIAKLYHKIHQNGYKFLYCSARAIGMADITKGYLQWVNDRGTVLPKGPVLLAPSSLFSALHREVIEKKPEGVKIACLTDIRDLFSPVTQPFYAAFGNRTNDAYAYKEVGVPETHIFTVNPRGELIQEKTKGNKSSYSHLSELVDHVFPFLCKDPASSFDCPEFSHFSFWREPLPPTHPHHLI; translated from the exons CAAGCCTAAGACATGCAGCTCCTGGTTCAGCTCATGTAACCGCTGTACTCGTCCATCACAGGTGGATATTGAGGTCAATGGAGAGCCGGTGAGCCTGCATATGAAGCTGGGAGATAACGGAGAGGCGTTCTTCGTGAAGGAGAACGAGGATTTTGAG ACGCGGGTTCCCGCTCACCTCTGCACCTCTCCAATCCCCACCGATGTCCCAGAAGTGTCCGAGGTGACCGAGTCTCCCTCCAGCATCACGTCCTCCTCCAGCCGCCGCAAAAAGCGCCGCAGGAAGCGAGCGCGTTCAGACACGCATCTGCGAGAGGAGGCCAGTTCCTCCTCAGACGAGAAAGAAAGCCTAGATCAAGATTTCCTAAAGGAAGAGTCACCTTTGGCTGCAAG TAAGTCTGTGTACTACTCGCTGACAGAGGAACCCTACGAGGAACCGTCTGTAGCTCAGAGCAGAGACGTTCATCCTCACTCTGACGGAGAGTGTTCTGTTAATGAGAG TGTGTTCTTCAGCCGTCCCTCCTCTCCTAAGAGTGATTCAGAGTTGTGTAAGCCGCAGGAGTCTCTAGGGCCTCAGATGCAGTGGAACTGGGGCGCTTTTCCCAAG GTGTGTCAGGCGGAGAGGGATGAATCTGATTCGCTGCGAGACCCGCCCATCATGCCCTCTGACCACTCCCACTTCCGCACAATCCTTCGACAAGCGTCCATTGACGTGGAGAGCACCGACTCTACAGCGACGGTGACCGTAGTGAGACCCGAACCTCAGATCGGAAGGACCAGCCCTGTTTCATCTTCGATTAACACACAACTGGACGTCAAGGTCACCGAAACGCATCTAGTGACCTTTCAGTCCACAGACGACTCCTTAACCGTCAGCAGCACAGACCAGCACACTCAGACGTGTAATATAACCCGCTCTACTAACACAATGCACGGGACCAGCGCTGTCAGCAGTGCAGCTGGTTCAGACGCCGTGGCTCATGCAGGAAGCCAAGAAACCTGGGATGAGAATAATGTCTCGTTCACATCCGAAATCCAAAACATCACATTCGGAGAGACTGAATCCAATACGGTTTTAGAAGCAGAAACAGAGGTAGACTCGGCGGACGCAATCACTGCTTTACCAAAACACCAGAGCTCTGTGGGAGACTCAGAGGAGGGGGCGGGACTAGAGACTTCACAGACCAATCAGAGTGCAGACGGTGCTGGAGTGACACCAGCTCTGGAGCCCATCCTCAAATCAGAGGATTCGATGCTTCTCGAGTCCTCGAAAACAGCAGACCCTCAGGACAAGAGGAAAG tcAAGCGGAGTCATCATTTGGGACCCTCTGATATCTATCTAGATGACCTCTCCACTCTTGACCCTGAAGCTGCTGCCCTCTATTTTCCAAAGAG TGAGACTGAGTCGCCGGATCCGTCTCCTCCCTCGGGTCAGCCGTCTCCTCAGTCACTGGGCAGCGCTAACGCAGACAGCGGCACTGAATATCTGTCCGACTCCACCACAGACTCGCTGGACGTGACCATGTCTCTGTGTGGGAGAGGAGACATCAGTCAGATCAGTAAAG AGAAGTTCATGGAGCATCTTGTCAAGTATCAAGACTTTGTCAGCAACCCTGGAATTATTGAAGACCCAAACCTTGTCATCTGCATCAACtcaaa ATATTATAACTGGGCTGTGGCGGCGCCGATGATTCTGTCAGTTCAGGCTTTCCAGAAGACTTTACCAAAG AGCACCATTGAGCAGCTAGTCAAAGATAAGATGCCTAAAAAGTCTGGCCGCTGGTGGTTCTCCTGGAGGAGGAAAGATCGGaacaatgctgcg GGAAGCCAGAAGTCAGACGCAGAGGGGAATCAGTTTGAAGCATCGGCCGCGATCACTGGACACTCTTCACTGAA GAGTTCTGTTGAGCTCTCGAGTGATGAGGATGTCTCTGTGAGGAAGAACAGTGAAGCCATGAACACAGCGCAGTGCATCAGTCAGATGTACCGCAAATCTCTCCGGCTGACCTCGGACCAGATC GAGAGTCTGAATCTGCGTGAAGGAGCTAATACGGTTGTGTTCAGTGTGACCACACAGTATCAGGGCACCTGCCGCTGTGAAGCCACCATTTACCTGTGGAGCTACGACGACAAGATCATCATCTCAGACATCGATGGGACCATCACCAA GTCGGATGCTCTGGGGCACATCTTACCGCAGCTGGGGAAGGACTGGACCCATCACGGCATCGCCAAACTATATCACAAAATACATCA GAATGGTTATAAGTTCCTGTACTGTTCGGCTCGAGCTATAGGCATGGCAGACATCACTAAGGGTTATCTGCAGTGGGTGAATGATCGAGGAACGGTTCTACCCAAAGGACCGGTGCTGCTGGCCCCCAGCAGCCTGTTCTCAGCCTTACACAG ggaGGTGATTGAGAAGAAGCCGGAGGGGGTTAAGATCGCCTGTCTCACTGATATCAGAGATCTGTTCAGTCCCGTCACGCAGCCCTTCTACGCCGCCTTCGGCAACAGAACTAAC GATGCATATGCGTACAAGGAGGTGGGTGTCCCTGAGACTCACATCTTCACCGTGAACCCCAGAGGAGAACTCATACAAGAAAAGACCAAAGGAAACAAGTCCTC atacTCTCATCTCAGCGAGCTGGTGGATCACGTCTTCCCCTTCCTCTGTAAAGACCCTGCGTCCTCCTTCGACTGTCCCGAGTTCAGCCATTTCTCCTTCTGGAGAGAGCCGCTGCCTCCGACTCACCCCCATCACCTGATCTAG